In Juglans microcarpa x Juglans regia isolate MS1-56 chromosome 8D, Jm3101_v1.0, whole genome shotgun sequence, the following are encoded in one genomic region:
- the LOC121242508 gene encoding LOW QUALITY PROTEIN: protein BASIC PENTACYSTEINE2-like (The sequence of the model RefSeq protein was modified relative to this genomic sequence to represent the inferred CDS: inserted 2 bases in 2 codons), with product MDGDNSLRMRHWGYYEPARSHLGLQLMSSIPEKPLIGGRNAVAMASGNGAFQHRDLGVSHSGFPMEFVRDAWINQRERYINVLPGYPGYGGLPETSSAHHVDMVLPPDLPKEEKTVSAEETGIEKENGPIKKRRAVKXPKSPKEKKTKRXPRPPKTGSGTSAPRARTATKKTTEIAINGVDMDISGIPIPVCSCTGTPQQCYRWGSGGWQSACCTTAMSMYPLPMSTKRRGARIAGRKMSIGAFKKVLEKLAGEGYNFTNPINLRTYWAKHGTNKFVTIR from the exons ATGGATGGAGATAATAGTTTGAGAATGCGTCATTGGGGTTACTATGAACCAGCAAGAAGCCATCTTGGTCTTCAGCTCATGTCCTCCATACCCGAAAAACCACTAATTGGGGGACGCAATGCTGTGGCCATGGCTAGTGGGAATGGAGCTTTTCAGCATAGGGATCTTGGGGTTTCGCATTCAGGATTCCCCATGGAGTTCGTCAGGGATGCTTGGAttaatcagagagagagatacattAATGTGTTACCTGGATACCCTGGTTATGGGGGTTTGCCAGAGACATCCTCAGCTCATCATGTAGACATGGTTCTACCACCTGATTTGCCCAAGGAAGAAAAGACGGTGAGTGCAGAAGAGACGGGAATTGAGAAGGAAAACGGACCTATTAAGAAAAGGCGGGCAGTCA GCCCGAAATCCcccaaagagaagaaaactaAGA GCCCTCGTCCACCAAAGACGGGAAGTGGTACTTCAGCTCCGCGAGCAAGGACCGCCACAAAGAAAACCACGGAGATTGCTATTAATGGGGTTGACATGGACATATCAGGGATTCCCATACCTGTTTGCTCATGTACTGGGACACCACAGCAGTGTTATCGATGGGGCTCTGGTGGGTGGCAATCTGCTTGTTGTACCACTGCTATGTCAATGTATCCCTTGCCAATGAGCACCAAACGACGTGGAGCTAGGATTGCAGGTAGAAAAATGAGTATAGGAGCTTTCAAGAAGGTTTTAGAGAAACTTGCAGGAGAAGGTTACAACTTCACTAATCCGATCAATTTGAGGACCTACTGGGCTAAACATGGTACAAACAAGTTTGTCACCATCAGGTAG